One window of Chryseobacterium indologenes genomic DNA carries:
- the pgi gene encoding glucose-6-phosphate isomerase, with protein sequence MLSKINPTQTNSWKALDEHFGGNDFDLRSLFHYNPNRFNEFSLQKDNYLFDYSKNLIDSRTKDLLLQLAEESQLKDAISRMFSGDKINETEGRAVLHTALRDFSDREILVDGENIKPQIKRVLDHMKSFSEKIISGKHKGFSGKEITDVVNIGIGGSDLGPVMVCSALKHFKTRLNVHFVSNVDGNHIAEVVKNLNPETTLFIIASKTFTTQETMTNANSAKDWFLKAGKQEDVAKHFVALSTNIEEVKKFGIAEENIFEFWDWVGGRYSLWSAIGLSIVLSVGYENFEQLLKGAFDTDQHFQTADFSENVPVLMGLLGIWYRNFYAATTYAILPYSQYLDRFAAYLQQGDMESNGKCVDRNGEFVEYETGPIIWGEPGTNGQHAFYQLIHQGTELIPADFIAYTKSPNKVSDHQDKLLANFFAQTEALAFGKLEEEVEEELRNAGKSDEEIDRLINFKVFHGNTPTNSILFKELTPFSLGQLIALYEHKIFVQGVIWNIFSFDQFGVELGKVLANKILPELENNEAISSHDSSTNGLINYYKENK encoded by the coding sequence ATGCTATCAAAAATAAATCCAACACAAACTAACAGCTGGAAAGCGCTTGATGAACACTTCGGTGGAAATGACTTTGATCTTAGAAGCCTTTTTCATTACAACCCGAACCGTTTTAATGAGTTTTCCCTGCAAAAGGACAACTATCTTTTTGATTACTCTAAAAATTTAATCGATTCAAGAACGAAGGATCTTTTATTACAACTGGCTGAAGAAAGTCAGTTAAAAGATGCCATTTCCAGAATGTTCTCTGGTGATAAAATCAATGAAACGGAAGGAAGAGCAGTTCTTCATACGGCACTGAGAGATTTTTCAGACCGCGAAATTCTTGTGGATGGCGAAAATATCAAGCCACAGATCAAAAGAGTTCTTGATCATATGAAATCTTTTTCTGAGAAAATCATTTCAGGAAAACATAAAGGTTTCAGCGGAAAAGAGATCACAGATGTAGTAAACATCGGAATCGGTGGATCAGATTTGGGCCCGGTAATGGTTTGTTCTGCTTTAAAGCATTTTAAAACAAGATTAAATGTTCACTTTGTTTCCAATGTGGACGGAAATCATATTGCAGAAGTGGTGAAAAACTTAAATCCTGAAACCACTTTATTCATCATTGCTTCCAAGACTTTTACGACTCAGGAAACAATGACGAATGCAAATTCAGCAAAGGACTGGTTCCTGAAGGCTGGAAAGCAGGAAGATGTGGCAAAGCATTTTGTAGCATTATCTACTAATATTGAAGAAGTTAAGAAGTTCGGAATCGCAGAAGAAAATATTTTTGAGTTCTGGGATTGGGTAGGCGGAAGATATTCTCTTTGGAGTGCTATCGGATTGAGTATCGTACTTTCTGTAGGATATGAAAACTTTGAGCAGCTTTTAAAAGGTGCTTTTGATACTGACCAGCACTTCCAGACTGCCGATTTCTCTGAAAATGTTCCCGTATTAATGGGACTTCTGGGAATCTGGTATCGTAATTTCTATGCAGCAACTACTTATGCAATTCTACCTTATTCCCAATATCTGGACAGATTCGCAGCGTATCTTCAACAGGGAGATATGGAAAGCAACGGAAAATGTGTAGACAGAAACGGTGAATTTGTAGAATATGAAACGGGGCCTATCATCTGGGGAGAACCGGGTACAAACGGCCAGCATGCTTTCTATCAATTGATCCACCAAGGTACAGAGTTGATTCCGGCAGACTTTATTGCCTATACAAAAAGCCCGAATAAAGTTTCTGATCATCAGGATAAATTATTAGCTAACTTTTTCGCTCAGACTGAGGCGCTTGCCTTCGGAAAACTGGAAGAAGAAGTTGAAGAGGAACTTAGAAATGCAGGAAAGTCTGATGAAGAAATAGACAGACTGATCAATTTCAAGGTCTTCCACGGAAATACACCCACTAACTCTATATTATTCAAAGAATTAACTCCTTTTTCATTAGGTCAGCTGATTGCTTTATATGAACACAAGATTTTCGTTCAGGGAGTTATCTGGAATATTTTCAGCTTTGACCAGTTTGGTGTGGAATTAGGAAAAGTATTAGCCAACAAAATCCTTCCTGAGCTTGAAAACAATGAGGCAATAAGCTCTCATGACAGCTCTACCAACGGATTGATCAATTACTATAAAGAAAATAAGTAG
- a CDS encoding bifunctional 5,10-methylenetetrahydrofolate dehydrogenase/5,10-methenyltetrahydrofolate cyclohydrolase has product MAEILDGLKVSKEIKAEIKVEVEKILASKKRAPHLVAILVGNNGASKAYVNSKVKDCEEVGFQSSLIKFPSTVSESELLEKIDELNKSKAVDGFIVQLPLPDQIDQEKIINAIDPRKDVDGFHPENFGKMALEMDTFLPATPFGILTLLERYNIETKGKDCVIIGRSKIVGRPMSILMGRKDFPGNSTVTLTHSYTKDIEEYTKKADIVITALGDPHFLKGDMIKEGAVIVDVGITRVDNDSPKGYYLAGDVDFDSCAAKASWITPVPGGVGPMTRAMLMKNTIIAYKTSVYND; this is encoded by the coding sequence ATGGCAGAAATTCTTGACGGACTTAAAGTATCCAAGGAAATTAAAGCAGAGATCAAGGTTGAAGTAGAAAAGATTCTCGCAAGCAAAAAAAGAGCTCCCCATTTGGTAGCTATTCTTGTAGGGAATAACGGAGCTAGCAAGGCCTATGTAAACTCTAAAGTAAAAGACTGTGAAGAAGTAGGATTTCAATCCAGCTTAATCAAATTTCCAAGCACAGTTTCTGAATCGGAACTATTGGAAAAAATTGATGAGCTTAATAAATCTAAAGCAGTTGACGGATTTATCGTTCAGTTGCCTTTACCGGACCAGATAGATCAGGAAAAGATTATCAACGCAATTGATCCAAGAAAAGACGTGGATGGTTTCCACCCTGAAAACTTCGGAAAAATGGCGCTTGAAATGGATACTTTCTTACCAGCTACTCCTTTCGGTATTTTAACATTACTGGAAAGATATAATATTGAAACCAAAGGAAAAGACTGTGTAATTATCGGAAGAAGTAAAATTGTAGGAAGACCTATGAGTATTCTGATGGGAAGAAAAGATTTCCCTGGGAACTCTACCGTTACCCTTACACACTCTTATACGAAAGACATTGAAGAATACACGAAAAAAGCAGATATCGTAATTACCGCTTTGGGTGATCCTCATTTCTTAAAAGGAGATATGATCAAAGAAGGAGCTGTAATTGTTGACGTAGGTATTACAAGAGTAGATAATGACTCTCCAAAAGGATATTACCTTGCAGGTGACGTAGATTTTGACAGCTGTGCAGCTAAAGCAAGCTGGATTACTCCGGTACCTGGAGGAGTAGGCCCAATGACAAGAGCGATGTTGATGAAAAACACCATCATTGCTTACAAAACTTCGGTCTATAACGACTAA
- a CDS encoding 7-carboxy-7-deazaguanine synthase QueE codes for MNKEEDILLKEGKMLPVMEHFYTLQGEGAHTGKAAYFIRLGGCDVGCHWCDVKESWNPELHPLMNAVEIAETAAKHCKTIVLTGGEPLMWNLDILTSRLKELGCTVHIETSGAYPMSGQLDWITLSPKKTGLPKEEIYQKAHELKVIIFNQHDFTFAQEQASKVSENCKLYLQSEWSKRDEMYPKITDFILEHPEWQASVQTHKYLNIP; via the coding sequence ATGAATAAAGAAGAAGATATTTTATTAAAAGAAGGTAAAATGCTCCCTGTAATGGAGCATTTTTACACTTTACAGGGAGAAGGAGCACACACCGGAAAAGCCGCATACTTTATCAGGCTGGGAGGTTGTGATGTAGGATGTCACTGGTGTGATGTAAAAGAAAGCTGGAATCCTGAACTCCATCCTCTGATGAATGCAGTAGAAATTGCAGAAACAGCTGCGAAACATTGTAAAACCATTGTCCTGACTGGTGGAGAACCTCTGATGTGGAACTTAGATATACTAACTTCCAGATTGAAAGAGCTGGGATGTACTGTACATATTGAAACCTCGGGAGCTTATCCTATGAGCGGACAACTGGACTGGATTACCCTTTCGCCAAAGAAAACAGGACTGCCTAAAGAAGAGATCTATCAAAAAGCTCATGAACTTAAAGTGATCATTTTCAATCAGCATGACTTTACGTTTGCACAGGAACAGGCCTCAAAAGTTTCTGAAAACTGTAAGCTTTATCTTCAAAGTGAATGGAGTAAAAGAGATGAGATGTATCCAAAGATCACAGATTTCATCCTGGAGCATCCGGAATGGCAGGCGTCAGTTCAGACTCACAAATATCTGAATATCCCGTAA
- a CDS encoding exopolysaccharide biosynthesis polyprenyl glycosylphosphotransferase, with protein sequence MQRIRYSRYLKSIIMLLDLMVIASIFIFFFISRNESLKYHKETWYQNIFSLILLFLFWVLLSGRTKIYNIPRNLTYTLFLERLLIHFLFFILGVLLIGKVSNNVFFNSDIYWLSLYLFIFIFLVKSLVYFAIKYLRSLGANYRNVMFLGDSHSIEILKNIFTDRKDYGYRIFEYENSDINSNELVAFWKKNGIHTLFLSMENSYGEWIQNEIFKLAEDNKIHISLIPSITQSDFFLYDLGYIQTQPVLNQARYPLDYYSNFIMKRTFDVLFSVIILVFICSWVFPIIAVLIKATSKGPVFFLQKRYGFHEEVFNCFKFRTMVVNDESTTKTTSINDSRITKVGKFLRKTSLDELPQFINVLKGEMSVVGPRPHMLSVDNYYKPKIGRYSLRSMVNPGITGLAQVNGLRGDFGDVEVEMKKRVLADAFYVRNWSFILDLVIILKTVFLVIGGDKNAK encoded by the coding sequence ATGCAGAGAATTCGATACTCTAGATACCTGAAATCGATCATTATGTTGCTTGACCTCATGGTTATTGCATCTATCTTCATATTCTTTTTTATAAGCAGAAACGAAAGTTTAAAATACCATAAGGAAACCTGGTATCAGAATATTTTTTCTCTGATTCTGTTGTTTTTGTTCTGGGTGCTTCTGAGTGGCAGGACAAAAATATACAACATTCCGAGAAACCTTACCTATACCTTGTTTCTTGAACGCCTTTTAATCCACTTCCTCTTTTTTATACTTGGCGTACTGCTTATAGGAAAGGTAAGTAATAATGTATTTTTCAATTCGGATATATATTGGCTCTCACTATATCTTTTCATTTTCATCTTCCTTGTAAAGTCATTGGTCTATTTCGCGATCAAGTATTTACGTTCCCTTGGAGCTAACTACAGGAATGTCATGTTTTTAGGAGACAGCCACTCTATAGAGATCCTGAAAAATATTTTCACAGACCGTAAAGACTACGGATACAGAATATTTGAATACGAAAATTCTGATATCAATAGTAATGAACTGGTTGCTTTCTGGAAAAAGAACGGGATCCATACCTTATTCTTATCCATGGAAAACTCCTACGGTGAGTGGATTCAGAATGAGATTTTCAAGTTGGCAGAAGATAATAAGATTCATATTTCACTTATTCCAAGTATCACGCAAAGCGATTTTTTCCTGTATGATCTTGGGTATATACAAACCCAGCCGGTCCTTAACCAGGCAAGATATCCTCTAGATTATTATTCTAATTTTATAATGAAAAGGACGTTTGATGTTTTGTTTTCTGTTATTATACTGGTTTTTATCTGTTCGTGGGTATTCCCGATCATAGCGGTTTTAATCAAGGCAACTTCCAAAGGTCCTGTATTTTTTCTTCAGAAAAGGTATGGTTTCCATGAAGAAGTTTTCAATTGTTTTAAATTCAGAACAATGGTTGTAAATGATGAGTCTACAACCAAAACCACATCAATAAATGATTCAAGAATTACCAAAGTAGGCAAGTTTTTACGAAAAACAAGTCTTGATGAGCTTCCACAGTTCATCAATGTACTGAAAGGGGAAATGTCCGTAGTAGGTCCGCGTCCTCATATGCTCTCTGTAGATAATTATTATAAACCAAAAATAGGGAGATACAGTTTAAGAAGTATGGTAAACCCCGGTATCACAGGATTGGCACAGGTAAACGGGCTTCGCGGTGACTTCGGAGATGTGGAAGTAGAAATGAAAAAACGGGTTCTGGCCGATGCTTTCTATGTAAGAAACTGGAGTTTTATCCTTGATCTGGTGATTATTTTAAAAACCGTTTTCCTGGTGATAGGCGGAGATAAAAATGCAAAATAA